Proteins encoded in a region of the Rhodococcus sp. SBT000017 genome:
- a CDS encoding OFA family MFS transporter translates to MTLRILDRSAIVATPEWSRWLIPPAALSIHLAIGSAYAWSVFKNAISQPDALGLSGTVTAIPFQLAIVMLGLSAAIFGTHVEKNGPRWAMAVSLGFFVSGLLLSALGMALGQFWLVIFGYGFVGGIGLGIGYISPVSTLMKWFPDRPGMATGIAIMGFGGGALIASPLTSQLMVNFGGFTEGSIAKTFLTLGVGYAVFMALGVVLIRVPAEGWTPAGWTPPASSSMISTHNVSAANAVKTPQFWLLWVVLCFNVTAGIGILERGSGIYQDFFPDATSPESLAAAAAGFVAFLSLTNMIGRFVWSSVSDVVGRKNIYRMYLGVGALLYLYIALFTNTNKILFMVSALLILSFYGAGFATVPAYLKDLFGTYQVGAIHGRLLTAWSVAGVLGPLIVNAIADAGEPGTTGRYLPAFYVMIALLVVGFLANEAIKPVASKYHESDHAGSAATTGAKA, encoded by the coding sequence ATGACCCTCCGCATTCTCGATCGCTCCGCCATCGTCGCGACCCCCGAGTGGAGCCGCTGGCTGATACCCCCGGCCGCGCTGTCGATTCACCTCGCGATCGGATCCGCCTACGCCTGGAGCGTGTTCAAGAACGCCATCTCGCAGCCCGACGCACTCGGGCTCAGCGGCACCGTCACCGCCATTCCGTTCCAGCTCGCCATCGTGATGCTCGGCCTGTCCGCGGCGATCTTCGGGACCCACGTCGAGAAGAACGGTCCACGGTGGGCCATGGCAGTCTCCTTGGGCTTCTTCGTCTCGGGCCTGCTGCTGTCCGCGCTCGGCATGGCCCTCGGACAGTTCTGGCTGGTGATCTTCGGCTACGGATTCGTCGGCGGTATCGGCCTCGGAATCGGCTACATCTCACCCGTCTCGACCTTGATGAAGTGGTTCCCCGACCGGCCGGGCATGGCCACCGGTATCGCCATCATGGGATTCGGCGGTGGCGCACTCATCGCGTCTCCGCTCACCAGCCAGCTGATGGTGAACTTCGGCGGCTTCACCGAAGGTTCCATCGCCAAGACGTTCCTCACCCTGGGCGTCGGATACGCGGTGTTCATGGCCCTCGGTGTCGTGCTGATCAGAGTGCCCGCCGAGGGATGGACGCCGGCCGGGTGGACCCCGCCCGCGTCGTCGTCGATGATCTCGACGCACAACGTCTCGGCGGCGAACGCAGTGAAGACTCCTCAGTTCTGGCTGCTGTGGGTCGTGTTGTGCTTCAACGTCACTGCCGGAATCGGCATTCTCGAACGTGGATCGGGCATCTATCAGGACTTCTTTCCCGACGCGACCTCGCCCGAATCTCTCGCCGCCGCGGCCGCCGGCTTCGTCGCGTTTCTCTCGCTGACCAATATGATCGGACGGTTCGTCTGGTCTTCGGTATCCGATGTGGTGGGCCGCAAGAACATCTACCGGATGTACCTCGGCGTCGGCGCACTGCTGTACCTCTACATCGCGTTGTTCACCAACACCAACAAGATCTTGTTCATGGTCTCGGCCCTGCTGATTCTCTCGTTCTACGGTGCGGGTTTCGCAACGGTTCCGGCCTATCTCAAGGACCTCTTCGGTACTTATCAGGTGGGCGCGATCCACGGACGACTGCTCACCGCCTGGTCGGTGGCCGGTGTACTGGGGCCACTGATCGTCAACGCCATCGCCGACGCCGGAGAGCCCGGCACCACCGGCCGATACTTGCCGGCGTTCTACGTGATGATCGCCCTGCTGGTGGTCGGCTTCCTGGCCAACGAAGCGATCAAGCCGGTCGCCTCGAAGTACCACGAATCCGATCATGCGGGTTCTGCAGCAACCACGGGAGCAAAGGCATGA
- a CDS encoding alpha/beta hydrolase, giving the protein MDFDRYVRFVPEQYQPVAGEKPESTYWMWGEQRVHIARAARPESRVRVMALHGAGGHSGLLWPYAAIAAREGFEVMCPDLPLYGDTVVSDPASVRYRDWIDLLCELVAAEKSRDGRPLVLLGASMGGMLAYEVAHRTGLVDRVIATCLLDPADSSARRAAARFDLLGGPAPQLLRMLAAGAGGVRIPVRWMADMANMSLNAELSGVCARDPRGGGVRVPIGFLASFFGYSHTRPENYDGPPVLLTHPGDDRWTPPSVSIRFLERIRADTEIVMLDGCGHLPVEEPGLTQLADAMRSVLGRY; this is encoded by the coding sequence ATGGATTTCGACCGGTATGTCCGATTTGTGCCGGAGCAGTATCAGCCGGTAGCAGGGGAGAAGCCCGAGTCGACGTACTGGATGTGGGGCGAGCAGCGCGTTCACATCGCCCGTGCTGCGCGGCCCGAGTCCAGGGTCCGCGTCATGGCCTTGCACGGTGCCGGGGGCCACTCCGGTCTGTTGTGGCCGTACGCCGCCATCGCCGCCCGAGAGGGCTTCGAGGTGATGTGCCCCGACCTGCCTCTCTACGGAGACACCGTCGTCTCGGACCCCGCGTCCGTTCGCTACCGCGACTGGATCGACCTGCTGTGCGAGCTCGTGGCCGCCGAGAAGTCTCGCGACGGCCGTCCTCTCGTACTGCTGGGCGCAAGCATGGGAGGCATGCTCGCGTACGAGGTGGCGCACCGAACGGGGCTGGTGGACAGAGTGATCGCGACCTGCCTGCTCGATCCGGCCGATTCGAGCGCTCGCCGTGCGGCGGCGCGATTCGACCTGCTCGGTGGGCCGGCTCCACAGCTTCTTCGGATGCTCGCCGCTGGCGCAGGCGGAGTACGTATTCCGGTCCGGTGGATGGCGGACATGGCGAACATGAGCCTGAACGCGGAGCTGTCCGGCGTGTGCGCACGTGACCCCAGAGGCGGCGGGGTGCGTGTTCCGATCGGCTTCCTCGCGAGCTTCTTCGGCTACTCGCACACCCGACCCGAGAACTACGACGGTCCGCCGGTACTCCTGACCCACCCCGGCGACGACCGGTGGACACCACCGAGCGTCAGTATCCGCTTCCTGGAACGCATTCGGGCCGACACCGAGATCGTGATGCTCGACGGGTGCGGGCATCTCCCCGTCGAGGAACCCGGGCTGACCCAGCTGGCCGACGCCATGAGGTCCGTCCTGGGACGCTACTGA
- a CDS encoding flavodoxin family protein — protein MPRTLLVVHHTPSPLTRELLEAVLDGAHDPEITGVDVRSVPALGATVPDVLGADGFLFGTPANFGYMSGALKHFFDTVYYPCLGAVAGKPYAAWVHGNDDTVGAGRAIEKIASGWGLEKVFGTVHIAESGKPARERCYELGGTVAAGLSI, from the coding sequence ATGCCGCGCACCCTGTTGGTCGTTCATCACACCCCGAGCCCGCTCACTCGGGAGCTGCTCGAGGCAGTGCTCGACGGCGCACACGACCCCGAGATCACCGGCGTGGACGTGCGCAGTGTGCCTGCACTCGGCGCGACCGTTCCGGATGTCCTCGGTGCCGACGGATTTCTCTTCGGAACACCGGCGAATTTCGGCTACATGAGCGGGGCTCTGAAGCACTTCTTCGACACCGTGTACTATCCGTGCCTCGGTGCCGTTGCCGGAAAGCCCTACGCCGCTTGGGTTCACGGCAACGACGACACCGTGGGTGCCGGACGGGCCATCGAGAAGATCGCGTCGGGGTGGGGCCTCGAGAAGGTCTTCGGGACCGTGCACATCGCCGAGAGCGGCAAGCCTGCACGCGAACGCTGCTACGAGCTCGGCGGAACCGTCGCGGCGGGGCTGTCGATCTGA
- the dapB gene encoding 4-hydroxy-tetrahydrodipicolinate reductase — translation MSATAPDRVGVLGSRGKVGQAICAAVEAADDLELVATVDQGDPLANFVDANAQVVVDFTHPDVVMDNLQFLIEQGIHAVVGTTGFDDRRLEQVREWLAGSPQTGVLIAPNFAIGAVLSMRFAQQAARFFDSVEVIELHHPNKADAPSGTAYRTAALIAEARAAAGTPPSPDATTTELDGARGADVDGVRVHSIRLAGLVAHQEVLLGTQGETLSIRHDSLDRTSFAPGVLLGVREIAGRPGLTVGLDPLLDL, via the coding sequence GTGAGTGCAACGGCACCTGATCGAGTAGGGGTACTGGGGTCACGCGGCAAGGTCGGTCAGGCCATCTGTGCCGCCGTCGAGGCAGCAGACGATCTCGAGCTCGTGGCGACCGTCGACCAGGGCGATCCGCTGGCGAACTTCGTCGACGCGAACGCCCAGGTAGTAGTGGATTTCACCCATCCCGACGTGGTGATGGACAACCTGCAGTTCCTGATCGAGCAGGGCATCCATGCAGTGGTCGGCACCACCGGATTCGACGACCGGCGCCTCGAGCAGGTTCGCGAGTGGTTGGCAGGTTCGCCGCAGACGGGTGTGCTGATCGCGCCCAACTTCGCCATCGGCGCGGTGCTGTCCATGCGATTCGCACAGCAGGCAGCGCGGTTCTTCGACTCCGTCGAGGTGATCGAACTGCACCACCCCAACAAGGCCGATGCGCCGTCGGGCACGGCGTACCGCACTGCCGCGTTGATCGCCGAGGCACGCGCCGCCGCAGGCACTCCGCCGAGCCCCGACGCGACGACGACCGAACTCGACGGCGCACGTGGTGCCGACGTGGACGGAGTGCGTGTGCACTCGATCCGGCTCGCGGGACTCGTTGCGCATCAAGAAGTTCTGCTCGGCACGCAGGGGGAGACGCTGAGCATTCGGCACGATTCGCTCGATCGAACGTCCTTCGCGCCCGGAGTCCTTCTCGGAGTCCGCGAGATCGCCGGACGACCGGGGTTGACCGTCGGCCTCGACCCGCTGCTGGACCTGTGA
- a CDS encoding ABC transporter ATP-binding protein translates to MPSNVLFADRVDLVRGGRYLLSDATMRVEEGEHWVLLGANGAGKSTLLSLLGALVHPTHGSVHVLGHRLGRVDMRELRTHIGHVDPRLKIEAPLTLFQVVLTGLTNTPDLIPRWSATEDQIARAHRLIDSLGVAHRTEASWHTLSQGERGRALIARALLPDPAVLLLDEPATGLDLAAREQLLSALDSLRVEHPSLASILVTHHLEEIPTSTTHALLIRDGRVQTQGAVDAVLTTDNISECFDHPIEITTQRGRWVATASHR, encoded by the coding sequence GTGCCATCCAACGTCCTGTTCGCCGACCGAGTCGACCTCGTCCGCGGCGGCCGATACCTGCTCAGCGACGCCACGATGCGGGTCGAGGAGGGTGAACACTGGGTGTTGCTCGGTGCCAACGGCGCGGGCAAATCGACCCTGCTCAGCCTGCTCGGCGCGCTCGTTCATCCCACGCACGGTTCCGTGCACGTTCTCGGTCATCGCCTCGGCCGGGTGGACATGCGCGAATTGCGGACGCACATCGGCCACGTCGATCCGCGGTTGAAGATCGAGGCTCCGCTGACGCTGTTCCAGGTGGTGTTGACCGGGCTCACCAACACTCCCGATCTGATTCCGAGATGGTCGGCCACCGAGGACCAGATTGCACGTGCGCACCGGCTGATCGATTCCCTCGGCGTCGCCCATCGCACCGAGGCATCGTGGCACACACTCTCCCAGGGCGAGCGAGGCCGAGCGCTCATCGCCCGCGCTCTACTTCCCGACCCTGCAGTGCTACTGCTCGACGAGCCTGCCACCGGCCTCGATCTCGCTGCCCGCGAACAACTTCTGAGTGCTCTCGACTCGCTGCGGGTCGAGCATCCGAGCCTGGCCAGCATTCTGGTGACTCATCACCTCGAGGAAATCCCTACCTCGACCACCCACGCCCTGCTCATCCGTGACGGAAGAGTGCAGACGCAGGGAGCCGTCGACGCGGTGCTGACCACCGACAACATCAGTGAGTGTTTCGACCATCCCATCGAGATCACTACGCAACGCGGCCGGTGGGTCGCCACGGCGTCCCATCGCTGA
- a CDS encoding alcohol dehydrogenase catalytic domain-containing protein: MKIRGAVLEEIGRSRPFADSHPITVSDLELGSPGDGELLIRIEAAGLCHSDLSVVDGNRVRPVPMLLGHEAAGRVEEVGPGVDDVEVGTRVVMTFLPRCGECAGCATDGQMPCVTGSASNNAGTLLGGGIKLHRDGAEVKHHLGVSGFATHAVVSRKSVVPVEDDIPADIAAVLGCAVLTGGGAVLNAGTPKPGQSVMVVGLGGVGMAAVLTAVSVGAGEVIGVDGVADKLSTATDLGATQVYSPAELAEKGIKADIVIEAAGNARAFETAVAATAPGGKTITVGLPSPDARSSISPLGLVAEARTIIGSYLGSAVPARDIPTYAQMWREGRLPVEKLISSRITLDEINRGMDELADGNAIRQVIVFD, encoded by the coding sequence ATGAAGATTCGCGGCGCAGTACTCGAAGAAATCGGCCGGTCCCGTCCCTTCGCGGACTCGCATCCCATCACCGTCTCCGACCTCGAACTCGGTTCGCCGGGCGACGGCGAACTGCTGATCAGAATCGAAGCCGCGGGGCTGTGCCACTCGGACCTGTCGGTGGTCGACGGCAATCGAGTTCGTCCGGTCCCGATGCTGCTCGGCCACGAGGCCGCAGGTCGAGTCGAAGAAGTCGGACCGGGCGTCGACGACGTGGAGGTGGGCACCCGCGTCGTCATGACGTTCCTGCCGCGCTGCGGCGAGTGTGCCGGGTGCGCCACCGACGGCCAGATGCCCTGCGTCACGGGCAGTGCGTCGAACAATGCGGGGACACTGCTCGGCGGCGGCATCAAGTTGCACCGTGACGGGGCAGAGGTCAAGCACCACCTCGGGGTCTCCGGATTTGCCACCCACGCTGTGGTGAGCCGAAAGTCCGTGGTTCCGGTCGAGGACGACATCCCGGCCGACATCGCTGCAGTCCTCGGCTGTGCGGTACTGACCGGCGGCGGCGCGGTGCTCAACGCCGGAACTCCGAAACCCGGTCAATCGGTGATGGTGGTGGGCCTCGGCGGAGTCGGCATGGCAGCCGTCCTGACGGCCGTATCGGTGGGTGCCGGTGAGGTGATCGGAGTCGACGGGGTCGCGGACAAACTCTCCACCGCAACCGATCTGGGCGCAACGCAGGTCTATTCACCGGCCGAGCTCGCCGAGAAGGGAATCAAAGCAGATATCGTGATCGAGGCGGCAGGCAACGCCCGAGCCTTCGAAACCGCCGTCGCTGCAACGGCTCCCGGCGGCAAGACCATCACCGTCGGTCTTCCTTCACCCGACGCCCGCTCGTCCATCTCGCCGCTGGGCCTGGTGGCGGAGGCGCGCACGATCATCGGCAGCTACCTGGGCTCCGCCGTGCCGGCACGCGACATCCCGACCTACGCCCAGATGTGGCGTGAGGGAAGGCTGCCCGTCGAAAAGCTGATCTCGTCGAGAATCACGTTGGACGAGATCAACCGCGGCATGGACGAATTGGCCGACGGCAACGCGATCCGTCAGGTCATCGTCTTCGATTGA